The following proteins are encoded in a genomic region of Opitutus sp.:
- a CDS encoding DEAD/DEAH box helicase family protein, which yields MNKKALTETDIRTKFITPALVAPTGAGWDLMTQIREEAYFTKGRVIVRGKLVSRGEAKKADYILSYKPNLPLAVIEAKDNTHTVGAGMQQALDYAETLDVPFAYSSNGDAFLEHDRTVTSGPVTREIPLNQFPSPEQLWTRYRAAKGYSADQTAIATQDYYDDGSRKSLRYYQLVAINRTVDAIARGEKRILLVMATGTGKTYTAFQIIWRLWKSGAKKRILFLVDRNILADQTKTNDFKPFGQAMTKITNRTVDKAFEIYLCLYQAVTGTEEEQNIYTQFSPDFFDLIVVDECHRGSAADDAAWRKVLDYFTSATQIGLTATPKETKDVSNIEYFGAPIYTYSLRQGIADGFLAPYKVVRIGIDKDLDGWRPESGQTDKHGQLIEDREYNDRDFDRTVILEKRTALVAAKVTEFLRATNRYAKTIIFCENIDHAERMRQALVNANPDLAAANPKYVMRITGDNDEGKAQLDNFIDPESTYPVIACTSRLMSTGVDAQTCQLIVLDRRIASMTEFKQIIGRGTRINEDYQKLFFTIMDFKRATALFADPDFDGDPVQIYEPGADDPVVPPADTPPPPFDDTCAEDPSSTGLGSDPFTGTTGPTGGKPTRYVVHDVEVRVATERVQYLDANGKLITESLRDYSRKTLRQTYASLDAFLAIWRDADKKQAILEELATQGVFLDELAAAVGRDYDAFDLVCHVAFDQPPLTRKERATQVKKRNVFGKYGDKARAVLDALLQKYADSGITSVESLEILKVDPLSKFGTPIEIVTLFGGKPAYLAAIRELETALYQKAA from the coding sequence ATGAACAAAAAAGCCCTCACGGAAACGGACATCCGGACCAAGTTCATCACCCCGGCGCTGGTTGCGCCCACCGGTGCCGGCTGGGACCTGATGACCCAAATCCGCGAGGAGGCCTATTTCACCAAGGGCCGCGTCATTGTTCGCGGCAAACTGGTTTCACGCGGTGAGGCCAAGAAGGCCGACTACATCCTCTCCTACAAACCGAACCTCCCGCTCGCCGTCATCGAGGCCAAGGACAACACCCACACCGTCGGCGCGGGCATGCAGCAGGCCCTCGATTACGCCGAAACCCTCGATGTCCCCTTCGCCTACAGCTCCAACGGCGACGCCTTCCTGGAGCACGACCGCACCGTCACCAGCGGCCCGGTGACCCGCGAAATCCCCCTCAACCAGTTCCCTTCGCCCGAGCAACTCTGGACCCGCTACCGCGCCGCCAAGGGTTACTCCGCCGACCAGACCGCCATCGCCACCCAGGACTACTACGACGACGGCTCCCGCAAGTCCCTGCGTTACTACCAACTGGTCGCCATTAACCGCACCGTGGACGCCATCGCTCGCGGCGAAAAACGCATCCTGCTGGTCATGGCCACCGGCACCGGCAAGACCTACACCGCCTTCCAAATCATCTGGCGGCTGTGGAAGTCCGGGGCCAAGAAACGCATCCTCTTCCTCGTCGATCGCAACATTCTCGCCGACCAGACCAAGACCAACGATTTCAAACCGTTCGGTCAGGCGATGACCAAGATCACCAATCGCACCGTCGACAAGGCCTTCGAGATCTACCTCTGCCTCTATCAAGCCGTCACCGGCACCGAGGAGGAGCAGAACATCTACACCCAATTCTCCCCCGACTTTTTCGACCTCATCGTGGTGGACGAGTGCCACCGTGGCAGCGCCGCCGATGATGCCGCTTGGCGCAAGGTTTTGGATTACTTCACCTCGGCCACCCAGATCGGCCTCACCGCCACGCCGAAGGAGACCAAGGACGTCTCCAACATCGAATACTTCGGCGCGCCCATCTACACTTACTCGCTGCGCCAGGGCATCGCCGACGGCTTCCTCGCCCCCTACAAAGTGGTCCGCATAGGCATCGACAAAGACCTCGACGGCTGGCGTCCCGAGTCCGGCCAGACCGACAAACACGGCCAACTCATTGAGGACCGCGAGTACAACGACCGCGACTTCGACCGCACCGTCATCCTGGAAAAACGCACCGCCCTGGTCGCCGCCAAGGTCACCGAGTTCCTCCGCGCCACCAACCGGTACGCCAAGACCATCATTTTCTGCGAGAACATCGACCACGCCGAGCGCATGCGCCAAGCCCTGGTCAACGCCAACCCCGACCTCGCCGCCGCCAACCCCAAATACGTCATGCGCATCACCGGCGACAATGACGAGGGCAAGGCCCAGCTCGATAACTTCATCGACCCCGAGTCCACCTACCCGGTCATCGCCTGCACCTCCCGCCTGATGAGCACCGGCGTCGATGCCCAGACTTGCCAACTGATCGTCCTCGACCGCCGCATCGCCTCGATGACCGAGTTCAAGCAGATCATCGGCCGAGGCACCCGCATCAACGAGGACTACCAAAAACTCTTCTTCACCATCATGGATTTCAAACGGGCCACCGCCCTCTTTGCCGATCCCGATTTCGATGGTGATCCCGTGCAAATCTACGAACCCGGTGCCGACGATCCCGTGGTCCCGCCCGCCGACACCCCGCCGCCTCCCTTCGACGACACCTGCGCCGAAGACCCGTCCTCCACCGGCCTCGGCTCCGATCCCTTCACCGGCACCACCGGCCCGACCGGCGGCAAACCCACCCGTTACGTCGTCCATGATGTCGAGGTCCGCGTCGCCACCGAGCGCGTCCAATACCTCGACGCCAACGGCAAGCTGATCACCGAGTCCCTCCGCGACTACTCCCGCAAAACCCTCCGCCAGACCTACGCCTCCCTCGACGCCTTCCTCGCCATCTGGCGCGACGCCGACAAAAAGCAGGCCATCCTGGAAGAGCTCGCAACCCAGGGTGTTTTCCTCGACGAACTCGCCGCCGCCGTCGGCCGCGATTACGACGCCTTCGACCTCGTCTGCCACGTCGCCTTTGACCAGCCGCCGCTCACCCGGAAGGAACGCGCCACCCAGGTAAAAAAGCGCAACGTCTTCGGCAAGTACGGCGACAAGGCCCGCGCCGTCCTCGACGCGCTCCTCCAGAAATACGCCGATAGCGGCATCACCAGCGTGGAGTCCCTCGAAATCCTCAAAGTCGATCCGCTCTCCAAGTTCGGCACGCCGATCGAAATCGTCACCCTTTTTGGCGGCAAGCCCGCCTACCTCGCGGCCATCCGCGAACTCGAAACCGCCCTCTACCAGAAAGCGGCCTAA
- a CDS encoding DUF59 domain-containing protein codes for MKSDYTLTRAIPATLIPAGDAVTLAEGTHAHVMQTLGGSVTVRTDRGLFRINREHADALSGFDLAKLGGEVTAVATGEFSEAAVWAAMKTCFDPEIPVNIVDLGLIYDLSVESTATGGHVLEVKMTLTAPGCGMGPVIAEDARQKIAALPTVESAKVHIVWDPIWTPQMISPAGRQALGLE; via the coding sequence ATGAAATCTGACTACACTCTGACTCGCGCCATTCCGGCCACGCTGATTCCTGCCGGTGACGCCGTGACATTGGCTGAAGGCACCCACGCCCACGTCATGCAGACGTTGGGCGGGAGCGTCACGGTGCGCACCGACCGGGGGCTTTTTCGCATCAACCGTGAGCATGCGGACGCGCTCAGCGGCTTTGATTTGGCGAAGCTGGGCGGCGAGGTGACTGCGGTGGCTACCGGCGAGTTCAGTGAGGCGGCGGTATGGGCGGCAATGAAGACCTGTTTCGACCCGGAAATCCCCGTGAACATCGTTGATCTGGGCCTCATTTATGATCTCAGCGTGGAGTCGACTGCGACGGGCGGACACGTGCTGGAGGTGAAGATGACGCTGACCGCGCCGGGTTGCGGCATGGGGCCGGTGATTGCGGAAGATGCGCGGCAGAAAATTGCGGCGCTGCCGACGGTCGAGTCGGCCAAGGTGCACATCGTCTGGGATCCGATTTGGACCCCGCAGATGATCTCCCCGGCTGGGCGACAAGCGCTCGGGTTGGAATGA
- the sppA gene encoding signal peptide peptidase SppA, translating to MKNFFASFLGTLAGLAFAVTGLLLVSCGILFLASAFEEKAVAVAPGTYLVFDLGANITDAPPEFDGAGLGSLFASDKAQSVQLRTVTRALKAAATDPHIAGVVMLGSLSPSGYGTGFAVLSEVRAALATFRASGKPVVAYLDFATTRDLYLAAGSTDLVLDPYGSLVVPGLASEPTFYAGAFERFGVGVQVTKVGDYKSYAEPFVRKDLSPANREQMEKLLGDLWGDLRGDIAADRKQPAAKLQELIDAEGVIRPESALKAHLVDRLAYRDEVLEQLKKATGVTDPADAFKQVTLTDYARSLPAPKSSPAHQVAVIYAEGAIVDGEGEGDEVGGARFARELRALRQDDDVKAIVLRVNSPGGSATASEHIQRELRLAAEDKPVIVSMGSYAASGGYWISAYGDRIFAEPTTITGSIGVVGIHFDVQKMANQLGVTWDSVKTGRYADIFTISRPKTEGELAVFQGMVEWIYGEFIRKVAEGRELEPAEVRRIAGGRVWSGREALKLGLVDELGGLDAAIAYAAKAAAVEADYQLTEFPQSLTFPEMLQSWLENVRPMESSHRGLISQVIEGLKSEAKVLGQFNDPRGIYARLPLEINVR from the coding sequence ATGAAGAATTTCTTTGCCTCCTTCCTTGGCACGCTGGCGGGCTTGGCCTTCGCGGTCACGGGTCTTCTGCTGGTGTCGTGCGGCATTCTGTTTTTGGCCTCTGCGTTTGAAGAAAAGGCCGTCGCCGTGGCCCCTGGCACTTATCTGGTGTTCGATCTTGGCGCCAACATCACGGATGCCCCGCCCGAGTTTGATGGCGCGGGGCTCGGCTCGCTGTTTGCCAGCGACAAAGCCCAGTCGGTCCAGTTGCGCACGGTGACCCGCGCATTGAAGGCGGCGGCCACCGACCCGCATATCGCCGGGGTGGTCATGCTCGGCAGCCTTTCGCCCAGCGGCTACGGCACGGGTTTTGCGGTGTTGTCTGAGGTGCGTGCGGCATTGGCGACCTTTCGGGCCTCGGGTAAACCGGTGGTTGCCTACTTGGATTTCGCGACCACTCGCGACCTCTATTTGGCGGCCGGCTCCACCGACTTGGTGCTGGATCCTTATGGCTCGCTGGTGGTGCCCGGTCTGGCCAGCGAACCGACTTTTTATGCAGGGGCCTTTGAGCGTTTCGGGGTGGGCGTGCAGGTGACCAAGGTGGGCGATTACAAATCCTACGCCGAACCCTTCGTGCGCAAGGATCTCAGCCCGGCCAATCGCGAGCAGATGGAGAAACTGCTTGGCGATCTCTGGGGTGATCTGCGCGGGGATATCGCCGCCGACCGCAAACAGCCTGCGGCCAAGTTGCAGGAGTTAATCGATGCCGAGGGCGTGATCCGGCCCGAGTCCGCGCTAAAGGCGCATCTGGTCGACCGGCTGGCCTATCGTGACGAGGTGTTGGAGCAGCTCAAAAAAGCCACTGGGGTGACCGATCCGGCTGATGCGTTTAAACAGGTTACGCTCACGGACTATGCCCGCTCTTTGCCGGCGCCCAAGTCCAGCCCCGCGCATCAGGTCGCGGTTATTTATGCGGAAGGCGCCATCGTCGACGGTGAAGGTGAGGGGGACGAGGTCGGCGGGGCGCGTTTTGCCCGCGAGCTGCGTGCGCTGCGCCAGGACGACGACGTGAAGGCCATCGTTTTGCGCGTGAACAGCCCCGGCGGTTCAGCCACGGCTTCGGAGCACATTCAGCGCGAGCTACGGCTCGCGGCGGAGGACAAGCCGGTGATCGTTTCCATGGGCAGTTACGCAGCCTCGGGAGGGTATTGGATTTCCGCTTACGGCGACCGGATCTTTGCCGAGCCGACCACCATAACCGGGTCGATTGGCGTGGTGGGTATCCACTTTGACGTACAAAAAATGGCGAACCAGTTGGGCGTGACGTGGGACAGCGTGAAGACCGGGCGCTACGCGGATATTTTCACCATTTCGCGGCCCAAAACCGAAGGTGAACTGGCGGTTTTTCAGGGCATGGTGGAGTGGATCTACGGGGAGTTCATCCGCAAGGTAGCCGAGGGGCGCGAACTTGAGCCGGCCGAGGTCCGCCGCATCGCGGGCGGGCGGGTGTGGTCGGGGCGCGAGGCGCTTAAGCTCGGCCTGGTCGATGAACTGGGCGGACTCGACGCCGCGATTGCATACGCGGCAAAGGCTGCGGCGGTGGAGGCGGATTATCAACTCACCGAGTTTCCGCAGTCGCTGACTTTTCCTGAGATGTTGCAGAGTTGGCTGGAGAACGTGCGGCCGATGGAGAGTTCCCATCGGGGCCTGATTTCGCAGGTCATCGAGGGCCTGAAGTCGGAGGCCAAGGTGTTGGGACAGTTCAATGACCCGCGCGGGATCTACGCGCGTTTGCCGCTGGAGATAAACGTCCGCTGA
- a CDS encoding TonB-dependent receptor, with protein MPNSTDKPTPSRKALRINLDELKYGTFAEIGAGQEVARVFFQVGGAAGTIAKSMSAYDMTFSDMIYGKAPRYVSHERLELMLSHEYKLLNERLGEKRGATTTFFVFADTVAARNFRGTNECHGWMGVRFQTEPFGPPSDIMIHVRMWDKDNLLQQQALGIVGTNLIYGAFYLRDQPEELIKSLLDSVGADRIEVDMLRMTGPAFGDIDNRLMSLHLVRHKLTNAVMFGNGGRVLQPSEFLYKKAVLVERGSFRPVTLVNADMLACACAQFTQEPKVQNQELVLLMEITMNNLLASGELDATDFLSRVDLLGAIGFNVLISDYSEYYRLIAYFRRYTQEMIGVALGVSSLQAIFNEKYYEELPGGILESFGRLFKNGVKLYIYPMNPHAYDYHRAVENSGGAGVNVPVPIAATEDLITAENMQVEPHLRHLYSHLIENHYIESIKGFSPAIMSIYSRDVLQRISRGDASWEKMVPRPVADAIKERRLFGYVPPKSP; from the coding sequence ATGCCCAACTCCACTGACAAGCCCACTCCCAGCCGCAAGGCGCTCAGGATCAATCTCGACGAACTCAAATACGGCACGTTCGCCGAAATCGGCGCAGGTCAGGAAGTCGCACGGGTGTTCTTCCAAGTGGGGGGAGCCGCCGGCACCATCGCCAAATCGATGTCGGCCTACGACATGACGTTTAGCGACATGATCTACGGCAAGGCCCCGCGTTATGTCTCACATGAACGGCTCGAGCTGATGCTCAGCCATGAGTACAAACTGCTCAACGAACGCCTGGGCGAAAAACGCGGCGCCACCACCACCTTCTTCGTGTTTGCCGACACCGTTGCCGCCCGCAATTTCCGCGGGACCAACGAATGCCACGGCTGGATGGGCGTTCGCTTCCAGACCGAGCCCTTTGGCCCCCCCAGCGACATCATGATCCATGTGCGCATGTGGGATAAGGACAACCTGCTCCAACAACAGGCGCTGGGCATCGTCGGCACCAACCTCATTTACGGGGCATTTTACCTTCGAGATCAGCCCGAGGAGCTCATCAAGTCGCTGCTCGATTCAGTCGGAGCCGACCGCATCGAGGTGGACATGCTGCGTATGACCGGCCCCGCATTTGGCGACATTGATAACCGCCTCATGTCGCTGCACCTGGTGCGCCATAAACTCACCAACGCGGTCATGTTTGGCAATGGCGGCCGGGTGCTCCAGCCCTCCGAGTTTCTCTACAAAAAGGCCGTGCTCGTGGAGCGCGGCAGTTTCCGGCCGGTCACCTTGGTCAACGCGGACATGCTCGCCTGCGCGTGTGCCCAATTCACGCAGGAGCCCAAGGTGCAAAACCAGGAGTTGGTCCTGCTCATGGAAATCACCATGAACAACCTGCTCGCCTCGGGCGAACTGGATGCCACCGACTTCCTTTCCCGCGTCGATTTACTCGGGGCCATCGGGTTCAATGTGCTCATCTCGGACTACTCCGAATACTACCGCCTCATCGCCTACTTCCGGCGCTACACCCAAGAGATGATCGGCGTGGCGCTTGGGGTCAGTTCACTGCAGGCGATCTTCAACGAGAAATACTACGAGGAACTCCCCGGCGGAATTCTGGAGAGTTTTGGCCGTCTGTTTAAAAACGGGGTGAAGCTCTACATCTACCCGATGAATCCGCACGCCTATGACTACCACCGCGCCGTAGAAAACAGCGGCGGTGCAGGCGTAAACGTGCCGGTGCCGATCGCGGCTACCGAAGACCTGATCACTGCGGAAAACATGCAAGTTGAGCCGCACCTGCGCCACCTTTACAGCCACTTGATCGAAAACCACTACATCGAAAGCATCAAAGGCTTCTCGCCGGCGATCATGAGCATTTACTCCCGCGATGTCTTGCAACGCATCAGTCGCGGTGACGCCAGCTGGGAAAAAATGGTTCCGCGTCCCGTGGCGGACGCGATCAAGGAGCGCCGCCTGTTCGGTTACGTTCCACCGAAGTCGCCCTGA
- the ribD gene encoding bifunctional diaminohydroxyphosphoribosylaminopyrimidine deaminase/5-amino-6-(5-phosphoribosylamino)uracil reductase RibD — protein sequence MLRALSVARQAWGCTHPNPLVGAVIVENGQVVAEGFHAQDGGPHAERVALAALGRPPAPGATLYVTLEPCSTHGRTGACCDAIRAAGIRRVVVGATDPNPAHAGQGFELLRAAGVEVLTGVMAAECADLNLIFNHTIVTGGPLLAAKVASTLDGKIACRSGESKWITGEAARADVHHWRRYFPGIAAGAMTVLKDNPRLTARAPDGSIWCPLRFVFDGLLRTVSNAHLPHVYTDEYRSRTIVVTTPHGGMGYVRKLRDLGVQVWVMDTPTQRVNFADFRRRCTEQKVAGVYFEGGAQLISELLRSRQLDYLFAYRAPVLFADEKAKGMFTGLRPDVVAQAVRLADVRHATFGDDSLMRGRVTYPEKLALDEAPIGGR from the coding sequence ATGCTCCGCGCGCTTAGCGTGGCTCGGCAGGCCTGGGGTTGTACGCATCCCAATCCGCTGGTGGGCGCGGTAATCGTCGAGAACGGCCAGGTAGTGGCCGAGGGGTTTCACGCGCAGGACGGGGGCCCCCATGCCGAGCGCGTGGCGTTGGCCGCGCTGGGGCGACCTCCGGCCCCGGGGGCAACCTTGTATGTTACCTTGGAGCCGTGCTCGACCCACGGCCGCACCGGGGCGTGTTGCGACGCCATTCGTGCTGCCGGAATTCGCCGCGTAGTGGTGGGCGCGACCGATCCGAACCCGGCCCATGCGGGGCAGGGCTTTGAGCTGCTTCGGGCGGCCGGTGTAGAGGTGCTCACCGGCGTGATGGCTGCCGAGTGCGCGGACCTGAATTTGATTTTCAACCACACGATTGTGACGGGCGGCCCGTTGCTGGCGGCCAAGGTGGCGAGCACCCTCGACGGTAAGATCGCCTGCAGGTCGGGGGAATCGAAGTGGATAACCGGTGAAGCGGCGCGGGCCGATGTGCATCATTGGCGCCGGTATTTTCCCGGCATCGCCGCTGGGGCGATGACCGTTTTGAAGGACAATCCCCGCCTGACGGCCCGCGCGCCCGATGGTTCGATCTGGTGCCCTCTGCGTTTTGTCTTCGATGGGCTTTTGCGCACGGTGAGCAACGCCCACCTGCCGCACGTTTATACTGATGAGTACCGGTCGCGTACCATCGTTGTGACTACGCCCCACGGCGGCATGGGCTACGTGCGAAAACTCCGGGATCTGGGCGTGCAGGTTTGGGTGATGGATACCCCGACGCAGCGGGTGAATTTCGCTGATTTTCGCCGCCGCTGTACCGAGCAAAAGGTGGCGGGGGTCTATTTCGAAGGTGGCGCACAGTTAATCAGTGAGCTGCTGCGTTCGAGGCAACTCGACTACCTGTTCGCCTACCGGGCGCCGGTGTTGTTTGCCGACGAAAAGGCCAAGGGCATGTTCACGGGGTTACGCCCGGACGTGGTGGCGCAAGCGGTGCGCCTGGCCGACGTGCGCCATGCGACGTTTGGCGACGACTCCCTGATGCGGGGGCGTGTCACTTATCCCGAGAAGCTGGCGCTGGATGAAGCGCCCATCGGGGGCCGATAA